Within the Rhizobium favelukesii genome, the region GGTCTACACACGCGTCGCCGAAAAGGTCGGAATCCAGAATGTTGCGCTGGTAACGGGCGAGGAGAAGATATCGCCTCCCAACGCCCGCTTTTCGGTCTGTACCGTCGAGGCAATGCCGCGCGAGACCAAGGCAGCTTTCGTCGCCATCGATGAAGTTCAGCTTGCCGGCGATCTGGAGCGCGGGCACATCTTCACGGACCGTATCCTGCATCTGCGTGGCCGCGACGAAACGCTGTTGCTCGGCGCCGGCACGATGCGCCCAATTCTGCAACAACTTCTCCCCGGAATCACCGTGGTCGAGCGACCCCGGCTTTCTCACCTGTTCTACGCTGGACAGAAGAAGACCACCCGCCTGCCGCAGCGCTCGGCAATTGTCGCTTTCTCTGCGGACGAAGTCTATGCGATCGCTGAGTTGATCCGCAGACAGCGTGGCGGGGCGGCCGTGGTTCTTGGAGCCCTCAGTCCGCGCACCCGCAATGCGCAGGTGGCGCTTTATCAGGCCGGGGATGTGGAATATCTGGTCGCGACGGATGCGATCGGCATGGGTCTCAATCTCGATGTCGATCATGTCGCCTTCGCGCAGGATCGCAAATTCGACGGCTATCAGTTCCGCAACCTCAACCCTGCCGAACTCGGGCAGATTGCCGGTCGCGCAGGCCGCCATGTTCGCGACGGAACATTTGGCGTCACCGGCCAAGTGGATCCTTTTGATGAGGAATTGGTCGAACGCATCGAAGGTCATGAGTTCGACAATGTAAAAGTGCTGCAGTGGCGCACAAAGAACCTCGATTTCGCTTCCATTCATGCGCTGCGGGCGAGCCTTGAAACCGGCCCTACCGTTTCCGGCCTGACACGCGCTCTGCCCGCCGTCGACCAGCAAGCGCTGGAACACCTGTCGCGTTACCCGGAAATCATTGACCTTGCTGACAATCCGGCGCGGGTCGAGAAGTTGTGGGAGGCGTGCGCGCTGCCGGACTACCGGCGCATTGCCCCGGCCCAACACGCCGATCTCATCTCCACCCTCTTTTCCGATCTCGTGCGCTATGGCACGGTAAACGAGGACTTCCTTGCCGAGCAGGTACATCGTGCGGATCGAACAGACGGTGAAATTGACACGCTTTCGGCGCGAATCGCGCAGATAAGGACTTGGACCTATGTGTCGAATCGGCCCAATTGGCTTGCCGATCCGACACACTGGCAGGAAAAGACGCGGGAAATCGAAGATCGATTGTCCGATGCGTTACATGAAAGGTTGACGAAACGCTTTGTTGATCGCAGGACATCTGTGCTCATGAAGCGCCTGAGAGAGAATGCGATGCTGGAAGCTGAAATCAGTGTAAATGGCGATGTCTTCGTTGAAGGACATCATGTGGGGCAACTGTCGGGATTCCGGTTCACGCCCATTTCGGGAGCGGATGGACCGGACGCTAAGGCTGTTCAGTCTGCTTCGCAAAAGGCGCTCGCTCTGGAATTCGAGGCACGTGCTGCTCGCCTCCATGCGGCCGGCAATGGCGATCTCGCGATCGGCTCCGACGGTTCGATCCGCTGGTTGGGCGATCCGGTGGCACGTCTGGCGGGCAGCGATCATGTGATGCGCCCGCGCGTCATTATTCTCGCCGACGAGCAATTGACCGGCAATGCGCGCGACCACGTGGCCGCTCGGGTCGAGCGCTTTGTGAATCATCATATCAGCACGGTTCTGAAGCCGCTTGACGATCTGTCCCGCGCAGAGGATCTGCAGGGCCTGGCGAAGGGCCTGGCGTTTCAGCTCGTCGAGAACCTCGGTGTTCTGTTCCGGCGCGACGTAACCGAAGAGGTAAAGTCCCTGGATCAGGATGCGCGCGCCTCCATGCGCCGCTATGGCGTTCGCTTCGGCGCCTACCATATCTTCGTTCCCGCTCTTCTGAAGCCCGCGCCGGCGGAGCTCATCACCCTCCTCTGGGCGCTGAAGAATGACGGTCTCGACAAGCCCGGGTATGGCGATCTCATTCCTGTGCTTGCTGCGGGCCGCACTTCGGTCGTGACCGATCCGGGTTTCGAGCGCACGTTCTACAAGCTGGCCGGCTTCCGGTTCCTTGGCAAACGCGCAGTTCGTATCGATATCCTGGAGCGCCTGGCGGATATCATTCGCCCGCTGCTTCAATGGAAGCCCGGCCAGGCCAATCGCCCGGAAGGCGCATATGACGGCCGTCGCTTCACCACGACAACCGCCATGCTTTCGATCCTTGGCGCCACCCTCGAGGACATGGAAGAGATCCTGAAGGGGCTCGGCTATCGTGCCGATGCCGTGAAGGCAGAAGAGGCGGCAGCCTATTTGTCGGCTCAGGACGCCTCGGCGGAACCGGCGACCGAAACTGCATCCGAGGAGAATGCCGAGAAAGCGGATCATGACGATGCCGACAGCACATCGGAGGAGCCCGCCTCGGAAGTCCCCGCTGCCGAAGCAGTGACCGCCGAACAGCCCGTCGCCGCTACTGCGGAAGAGGCCGAGGAGCCGAAGCCGGTTCTTCTCTGGCGGCTCGGTGGCCGTACGGACAATCAGCGTCAGGCTCGCAGCCCCGGCGAACGGCGCGGCGGCAACAATCGCGGCCAGGACCGTGGACCTGGTCATCGTCGCCAAGGTGGTGAAGGTGGAGAGGGCCGCGACGGCAACCGCCAGCATCATGGCAAGGATGGCGGCAAGCCACAGCAGGGACGCGGCGACCGCAACGAACAGCGTGGCGACCGTCAGGACCGGGGCGATCGCAAGGATCGCAACAACCGCGGCGGCCCGCAGCCGTTGCGCTTCGAGGCAAAGCCACCGCGCAAGGAGAAGCCGATCGATCCGGATTCTCCTTTCGCCAAGCTCGCTGCCTTGAAGGAGCAGATGAAGAAGTAAGCAGATGGGCGGGGAGACACAGCCAGGAAGCGGTTCGCGACAGCGCATCGACAAATGGCTGTTCTTCACACGTATGGTGAAATCGCGCTCGCTGGCACAAAGCCACATTCAATCCGGGCATGTACGGATCAATGGCGAGCGCGCGCTCCAACCGAGCCAAACGATCAAAGCAGGCGACAAAGTCGAGCTCGCACTGGAGCGGCGCGACGTTGTCCTCATCGTCAAGTCGGGAGGTGAGCGACGTGGCCCGTACGAGGAAGCCCGGCTGCTCTATGAGGACCTTACGCCGCCACCCGATGAGGCAAAGCGCTTGACGCCTTACGAACAGGCGATCCGTGCGACCGGCACGGGCAGGCCCACGAAGAAGGATCGCCGTGCAATCGACAGGCTGATCTCGGACGAGGATTAGAAAACTCTGTCCAAACTGCCGGGTTTTGCGATTTCTTTATTCTTGAAATCCGCAGGCAAAGCCGATACGTCACAGTCAACTTGCCGGATAGCGTGACTGCCTCCCAAGCCTGTCAACGCTTCCTCTCCGGTTAGGGGAAAGGCGCGACGTTCCAGGTTGCCCGGCCCCATTGTATGGAAGTCCTGGAGTTCTTCATGACCTATGTCGTGACCGACAATTGCATTCGCTGCAAATATACCGACTGCGTGGAAGTCTGCCCTGTCGACTGCTTCTATGAAGGCGAAAACTTCCTCGTCATTCACCCCGACGAGTGCATCGACTGTGGCGTTTGCGAACCGGAATGTCCCGCCGAGGCGATCAAGCCGGATACGGAGCCTGGCCTCGACAAGTGGCTCAGGATCAATGCCGAGTATGCCAGCGTCTGGCCGAACATCACGGTCAAGAAAGATGCTATGCCTGAGGCAAAAGAATTGGACGGCGAAAGCGGCAAGTTCGAGAAGTATTTCTCGGAAAAGCCCGGATCAGGCGACTGATCCCATCTGGTTCGGAGCTTGAGCCTGAAACCGTGTTCAGTTGGCTGAAAAAGGCCTGAAGCGTGCCGCCGGCATATGGGTGGCATGTGTTGCGCGCATGACTCAGGCGCAGTAAATTATTGATTTCCTCATATTTTTGTGATAGCTTTTTGAAACTGATCCATTTGCGGCATGAAGCATGCCCGAGCCACCACGAAAGCAAAACAAATCCACAAACGCGGTTTCCGTGACATATCAACGCCTTGAGCCGTGAGGTTCCAAGCTTGTGTGCATGGATATGTCCGTTTTTGTCCGGTAGGACCAGAAGTAAGTCACCCGACGGATCTGACCGTCTCATCCGGGCCTGACTGACCCGGCTCCGGCTGCAGCCGGAAGCGTAACAGGGAGTTTTTGAATAGAATGACGACCCAGCAGAAAAAACCTTCTTCCGCACGTCACGGCT harbors:
- a CDS encoding helicase-related protein, whose product is MTLTSQPMILSGRGVTAVLGPTNTGKTHYAIERMVAHGTGVIGLPLRLLAREVYTRVAEKVGIQNVALVTGEEKISPPNARFSVCTVEAMPRETKAAFVAIDEVQLAGDLERGHIFTDRILHLRGRDETLLLGAGTMRPILQQLLPGITVVERPRLSHLFYAGQKKTTRLPQRSAIVAFSADEVYAIAELIRRQRGGAAVVLGALSPRTRNAQVALYQAGDVEYLVATDAIGMGLNLDVDHVAFAQDRKFDGYQFRNLNPAELGQIAGRAGRHVRDGTFGVTGQVDPFDEELVERIEGHEFDNVKVLQWRTKNLDFASIHALRASLETGPTVSGLTRALPAVDQQALEHLSRYPEIIDLADNPARVEKLWEACALPDYRRIAPAQHADLISTLFSDLVRYGTVNEDFLAEQVHRADRTDGEIDTLSARIAQIRTWTYVSNRPNWLADPTHWQEKTREIEDRLSDALHERLTKRFVDRRTSVLMKRLRENAMLEAEISVNGDVFVEGHHVGQLSGFRFTPISGADGPDAKAVQSASQKALALEFEARAARLHAAGNGDLAIGSDGSIRWLGDPVARLAGSDHVMRPRVIILADEQLTGNARDHVAARVERFVNHHISTVLKPLDDLSRAEDLQGLAKGLAFQLVENLGVLFRRDVTEEVKSLDQDARASMRRYGVRFGAYHIFVPALLKPAPAELITLLWALKNDGLDKPGYGDLIPVLAAGRTSVVTDPGFERTFYKLAGFRFLGKRAVRIDILERLADIIRPLLQWKPGQANRPEGAYDGRRFTTTTAMLSILGATLEDMEEILKGLGYRADAVKAEEAAAYLSAQDASAEPATETASEENAEKADHDDADSTSEEPASEVPAAEAVTAEQPVAATAEEAEEPKPVLLWRLGGRTDNQRQARSPGERRGGNNRGQDRGPGHRRQGGEGGEGRDGNRQHHGKDGGKPQQGRGDRNEQRGDRQDRGDRKDRNNRGGPQPLRFEAKPPRKEKPIDPDSPFAKLAALKEQMKK
- a CDS encoding RNA-binding S4 domain-containing protein → MGGETQPGSGSRQRIDKWLFFTRMVKSRSLAQSHIQSGHVRINGERALQPSQTIKAGDKVELALERRDVVLIVKSGGERRGPYEEARLLYEDLTPPPDEAKRLTPYEQAIRATGTGRPTKKDRRAIDRLISDED
- the fdxA gene encoding ferredoxin FdxA, with amino-acid sequence MTYVVTDNCIRCKYTDCVEVCPVDCFYEGENFLVIHPDECIDCGVCEPECPAEAIKPDTEPGLDKWLRINAEYASVWPNITVKKDAMPEAKELDGESGKFEKYFSEKPGSGD